A genomic segment from Allobranchiibius huperziae encodes:
- a CDS encoding NYN domain-containing protein, which yields MTVLIDYENVQKSARRRFLSYAADRGTSGHVHPRQVGELIASKRRRPSVLHEVRVYRGQPNPWKQTVSAAANERQASDWRADGVTVIRRNLWYPDEWPNTPPTEKGIDVAVAVDAVRLAAFRETDVIVIFSHDNDLLPAVETVMDLQGCHIEVAAWSECNRLRLDNTQRPWCHYLGESDFNSVRDHTDYTES from the coding sequence GTGACTGTTCTCATTGACTACGAGAACGTGCAGAAGTCCGCGCGACGGAGATTCCTTAGCTACGCGGCCGACCGTGGCACGTCAGGGCACGTGCACCCGCGGCAGGTAGGCGAACTCATTGCGAGCAAGCGCCGGCGGCCCAGTGTCCTGCACGAAGTCAGGGTCTACCGAGGGCAGCCAAACCCGTGGAAGCAGACAGTCTCGGCTGCGGCGAACGAGCGTCAAGCATCGGACTGGCGAGCGGATGGAGTTACGGTCATCCGCCGCAACCTCTGGTACCCCGACGAGTGGCCGAACACCCCACCGACCGAGAAGGGCATCGACGTAGCGGTAGCCGTGGACGCTGTGCGCCTGGCCGCATTTCGCGAGACTGACGTCATCGTGATCTTCTCTCACGACAACGACCTCTTGCCCGCGGTTGAGACCGTGATGGACCTACAGGGGTGCCACATTGAGGTGGCGGCATGGTCCGAGTGCAACCGCCTACGGCTGGACAACACCCAACGTCCTTGGTGCCACTATCTGGGCGAGTCTGACTTCAATTCTGTCCGCGATCACACGGACTACACCGAG
- a CDS encoding tyrosine-type recombinase/integrase, producing MSRPHPDTAPGGISWAAAVTAFLERPTAATTRRTYATALRQIGAQLPEGTPLAALSAYDYEAALLTAYDDAAPATFNLATNALRGLLAYAADREWCTDAAAYRFGRLVHVRRVPQQHDRALSRETIERLCTDPRHALRERALWRMLYETAARAEEVLRLDVGDLDLINRTARTIRKGGDRDTLHYASGTARLLPRVLAGRDRGPVFLSSRPPRTDALPALSDLDPATGHARLSYRQAAALFTDATHGATLHQLRHSALTHLAETGASSALLMAKSRHAALSSLQRYVAPSQTAVAQLTAGLDPHGRRRKVDG from the coding sequence ATGAGCCGCCCCCACCCCGACACCGCGCCCGGCGGGATCAGCTGGGCCGCGGCCGTGACCGCGTTCCTGGAGCGCCCGACCGCCGCCACCACCCGGCGCACCTACGCGACCGCGCTGCGCCAGATCGGCGCGCAGCTGCCCGAGGGCACTCCCCTGGCCGCCCTGAGCGCATACGACTACGAAGCTGCGCTACTCACCGCGTACGACGACGCCGCGCCGGCCACCTTCAACCTGGCCACCAACGCCCTGCGCGGCCTGCTGGCGTACGCCGCCGATCGCGAGTGGTGCACCGACGCTGCTGCCTACCGATTCGGGCGCCTGGTGCACGTGCGCCGCGTCCCGCAGCAGCACGACCGCGCGCTGAGCCGAGAGACCATCGAGCGGCTGTGCACCGACCCGCGCCACGCGCTGCGCGAGCGGGCACTGTGGCGGATGCTCTATGAGACCGCCGCTCGCGCGGAGGAAGTCCTGCGCCTGGACGTGGGCGACCTGGACCTGATCAACCGCACCGCCCGCACCATCCGCAAAGGTGGCGACCGGGACACCCTGCACTACGCCTCGGGCACCGCGCGGCTACTCCCCCGCGTGCTCGCCGGCCGCGATCGCGGGCCCGTGTTCTTGTCCAGCCGGCCCCCACGCACCGACGCCCTGCCGGCCCTGTCCGATCTGGACCCCGCCACCGGGCACGCGCGCCTGTCCTACCGCCAGGCCGCGGCCCTGTTCACCGACGCGACCCACGGCGCGACCCTGCACCAGCTGCGGCACTCCGCACTGACCCACCTGGCCGAGACCGGCGCCAGCAGCGCCCTGCTGATGGCGAAATCACGGCACGCCGCACTGTCCAGCCTCCAGCGCTACGTCGCGCCCTCTCAGACCGCCGTCGCGCAGCTGACCGCCGGCCTGGACCCGCACGGGCGCCGGCGGAAAGTCGACGGCTGA
- a CDS encoding AAA family ATPase, producing MAQGVLTVAIANEKGGVGKTTVAANLAQALGLAGVSVTLVDGDPQGSLTRITDASPLTATGALGVAQELSVSDALYATQPRQGAPVTEGTMRQVLTAAGQHWSPLVQVAPSNVDLASRADETWPGALDRWRHALAGVPSQVVLIDCAPTLGPLLVGPLRAADVVLLVTEAALGAVEALARVTRTLEGVRADRDGAPRLLGVVVSNYPARESYPAQLLAQLREQWPVLGVVPRRAVMVKAEGAGAPAAAYGAETGAIVEEFAQLAQIVTEQANKERG from the coding sequence GTGGCGCAGGGCGTGCTCACGGTGGCGATTGCGAACGAAAAGGGTGGGGTCGGGAAAACCACTGTTGCGGCCAACCTCGCGCAGGCGCTCGGGCTGGCTGGCGTCTCGGTGACGCTGGTCGATGGCGACCCCCAAGGCAGCCTGACGCGGATCACCGATGCCTCACCGTTGACGGCGACCGGTGCGCTGGGCGTGGCCCAAGAACTCAGCGTGAGCGATGCGCTCTATGCCACCCAGCCGAGGCAGGGGGCGCCGGTCACTGAGGGCACCATGCGCCAGGTGCTCACCGCGGCCGGGCAGCACTGGTCGCCGCTGGTGCAGGTCGCTCCGTCCAATGTCGATCTGGCCTCCCGCGCTGACGAGACGTGGCCCGGGGCGCTGGATCGGTGGCGCCATGCGCTGGCGGGGGTGCCCTCGCAGGTCGTGCTCATCGATTGCGCGCCCACGTTGGGGCCGCTGCTGGTCGGGCCGTTGCGGGCTGCCGATGTGGTGCTGCTGGTGACCGAGGCCGCGCTCGGGGCCGTCGAGGCGTTGGCGCGCGTGACGCGCACGCTGGAGGGGGTCCGCGCCGACCGCGACGGCGCGCCGCGACTGCTGGGGGTGGTGGTGTCCAACTACCCGGCCCGGGAGTCCTACCCAGCGCAGCTGCTCGCGCAGCTACGCGAGCAATGGCCCGTGCTGGGCGTTGTCCCGCGCCGCGCGGTGATGGTCAAGGCCGAGGGTGCCGGCGCACCTGCAGCGGCCTACGGCGCAGAGACAGGGGCGATCGTGGAGGAATTCGCGCAGCTGGCGCAGATCGTGACCGAGCAGGCGAACAAGGAAAGAGGCTGA
- a CDS encoding helix-turn-helix domain-containing protein, with protein MRHGHGWSQIELADRLTQALGKRFDPATLARLEKGKRSIDVGELVVLAEVLQTEPMALLGHPQRLRWRRDIDEARRESRDALRVLSESAARYFTYRGIEERLTTEAAERGEKVSGVTLWPDQPAAFEPVVDVLTAAGLPLTVAREVAAAACKPIPWESVSGVEVQVADVGFEP; from the coding sequence GTGCGCCACGGCCACGGGTGGAGTCAGATCGAGCTAGCGGACCGACTGACTCAGGCGCTCGGTAAGCGGTTCGATCCGGCCACTCTGGCCCGGCTGGAGAAGGGCAAACGCTCGATCGACGTGGGTGAGCTGGTCGTGCTCGCTGAGGTGCTTCAGACAGAGCCAATGGCGCTCCTGGGTCATCCGCAGCGGCTGCGATGGCGACGAGACATCGATGAAGCGCGGCGCGAGTCCCGCGACGCTCTGCGTGTCCTGAGCGAGTCCGCTGCGCGCTACTTCACGTATCGAGGGATCGAGGAACGGCTGACGACGGAGGCGGCCGAGCGAGGTGAGAAAGTCTCGGGGGTGACCTTGTGGCCGGACCAGCCGGCAGCGTTTGAGCCGGTGGTCGACGTCCTCACAGCGGCCGGTCTGCCGCTCACGGTCGCTCGGGAGGTCGCGGCCGCAGCCTGTAAGCCGATCCCTTGGGAGTCTGTTTCTGGGGTGGAAGTTCAGGTTGCCGATGTCGGTTTCGAACCGTGA
- a CDS encoding helix-turn-helix domain-containing protein, with amino-acid sequence MLDDEMMTIEEAAELVRRPVNTLRFWRAQRTGPAAFIVGRRLTYLRSDVEEWLTAQRSAAPIAPTHEADRAGNTDTASADAGTALA; translated from the coding sequence GTGTTGGACGACGAGATGATGACGATCGAGGAAGCCGCCGAGCTGGTGCGTCGCCCGGTCAACACCCTTCGTTTCTGGCGGGCGCAACGCACTGGACCCGCGGCGTTCATAGTGGGTCGGCGCCTGACCTACCTGCGTAGCGACGTCGAGGAATGGCTCACCGCACAACGCAGCGCGGCCCCGATCGCCCCGACACACGAGGCGGACCGCGCCGGGAACACCGACACCGCCTCGGCGGATGCGGGAACGGCGCTGGCATGA